Genomic segment of Nodosilinea sp. FACHB-141:
GGCTGAATTTGCTCAGCAATGGCCTGGGCAGACTCCCAATCAGCCTCGGGGGTGAGTCCAGCAATCACCGATCGCTGGTCCGGGAAGTGCGGCTGGTGGATCTGAATTTTGTCGACTGTTGCCCACAGGTCAGGTGGTGTGAGTGTGGGGGGGCAATAGATAGCGTAGGCCGGCGTGAGCAGGTCTACGACCCCCTCCTCGGGGCAGGGTACCTGGCGATGAACGCTGTGGCCATAGTCTTCTAGCCAGCGCCCTAGCGCCGTTCGAAGGTCTTCTGCATTGGCAAGTTCTATGGCAACGGTCACGGTCAGTTCAGGGAAGTATAGTTCTTATGTACCAATATTAAAGCGAGATCTGACATTGGGATCAAAATCGCTAGAACACTTAGCAGCTAACAAGTTCGGCCTGCAATAGCTCTGTAATGATAGAGCGGTTCCTTTAAAGCGGTGCCGTTATTTTGCTGGTTGACCCCAGCAATTTGCCGAACCAGTCCCTAGGCTATAAGATAAGGTTAAGTAATGTAAATAATCTCTAAGGAAAAACTATTGCCTGTGATTTTTGATGCTGATAGTTCATCTCGCCCTTGAGGTCGAGCTGGCGGACAAATGCTAAACCCGACCCGTTTCCTACGGTTCTCCTCACTGCGGAGTATGCGTGCATCTACGTAAAGTATTAATAACTCAGTAGGCCCATATATTCATGCTTTGGGGGTCCATGGCCCCAACATCGCTACAGTCGCAGCCCGTTCTTGCTCAGTCAATTTCGGCCCTCTGTCACTCCTCACGCCATTGGTACTGATTTAACTGCCATGTTTGAACATTTCACTAATACCGCGATCGCCGTCATCATGAAGGCCCAGGAAGAGGCCCGTCGGCTGCGCCACAACTTTGTCGGTACCGAGCAACTGCTGCTGGGCCTGATCAAGGAAGAATCGACTCTATCAGCTAAAGTGCTGGGCGAGTTTGGCGTCAACATCAACGATGCCCGCGCCGAAGTCGAGGCCATCATTGGCCGCGGCAGCGGCAGCGTACCGCCCGAGATTCCCTTCACGCCTAAGGTTAAGCAGGTGTTTGAGCAGGCCTTCCAAGAGGCCCGCAAAATGGACTCACCCTACATTGAGCCTGAGCACCTGCTGCTCAGCCTTTGCCAAAATACCGAGAGCGTAGCCTATCGAGTGCTCACCAACCTTGGGGTTGACCCGGCCAAGGTGCGCACCCGCATCATTCAAGATATTGGCGAAGTAGCTGCTGCGCCTGCTGGCAGCCGTCGTGAGAGCGATCGCGACAGCTCCCGCAAGACTGGCAAAATTCTGGCCGAGTTTGGCCATGATCTAACGGCTCTAGCCGCCGCTGGCAAGATTGACCCCGTGGTGGGTCGCGCCAAAGAAATCGAGCGCGTTGTGCAAATCCTGGGTCGTCGCACCAAAAACAACCCAATTCTAGTGGGTGAGCCAGGGGTGGGCAAAACGGCGATCGCCGAGGGCCTGGCCCAACGTATCGTCAACCAAGATGTGCCCGAGGCCCTGATCACTAAGCGCGTCATTAGCCTCGACATGGGTTCTTTGGTGTCGGGTACTCGCTTTCGGGGCGATTTTGAAGAGCGCCTCACCCAGCTCGTGCAAGAGGTGCGCGAAGACCCCGATGTGGTGCTGGTGATTGACGAAATTCACACCCTGATTGGGGCTGGTTCCCTCGAAGGCGGGCTCGATGCCGCCAACATGCTCAAGCCGGCTCTGGCGCGGGGCGAGATGCAGTGCATCGGAGCCACAACCATCGATGAGTTCCGCAAACATATTGAGCGCGACGCCGCTCTAGAGCGCCGCTTTCAGCCCGTCACCGTCAGCCCGCCCTCGTTGAGCGAGACCATTGAGATTCTTCAGGGGGTGCGCAGCCGCTACGAGCAGTTCCACCAAGTGAACTTTACTGACGCAGCGTTAGAGGCCGCTGCCAAGTTGTCGGATCGCTACATCAGCGATCGCCACCTGCCCGACAAAGCCATCGACCTGCTCGATGAGGCGGGTTCCCAAGTGAAGCTGCGGTTCATGCCTAAGTATCCCTCTAAGGAACTTAAGCAGCAGCTGCGCCAGGTCAACAAAGAGCTGGATGAAGCCATTCAGCTGCAAGAATTCCCCAAGGCTAAAACCCTGCGGGAGCAGCGGCAGGCGCTGATTCAGCAGCTTCAGGCCGACATTCCCGAGTATGGTGAAGCGGTGGCTGACAGCGTGCCAGCCCTGCCCAATGTCGATGAAGACAACATCGCCGACATCGTTGCTGCCTGGACGGGCATTCCGGTGAACCGGATGACCGAAACCGAGGCCGTGCGCCTGTTGCACCTCGAAGACGTGCTCCACGAGCGGGTGATTGGTCAGAACGAAGCTGTGGTCGTGGCCGCTAAAGCGATTCGTCGGGCGCGCTCGGGCTTGGCCAGCGGCGATCGCCCCATTGCCAGCCTCGTATTTTCTGGCCCCACCGGGGTTGGCAAGACCGAGCTATCTAAGGCTCTGGCTGTGGCCCTGTTTGGCTCCGAGGAGGCAATGATTCGCCTTGACATGTCGGAGTTTATGGAGAGCCACACAGTATCAAAGCTGATTGGTTCACCTCCGGGCTTTGTGGGCTATGACGAGGGCGGTCAGCTGACCGAGGCGGTGCGTCGCCAGCCCTACAGCGTCATTTTGATGGATGAGATCGAGAAGGCTCACCCCGAGGTCTTCAACGTACTCTTGCAGGTGCTCGACGACGGCCGCTTGACCGATGCCAAGGGGCGGGTGGTGAGCTTTAAGAACACCCTGATCATCATGACCTCAAACATTGGCTCGCAGGTGATTGAGAAGGGCGGTGCTGGTCTCGGCTTTGACTTTGCCACTACCGATGCGGCTACCAGCCAGTACAACAACATCCGCAACCTGGTCAATGAGGAGATGAAGCAGTACTTCCGTCCGGAAATGCTGAACCGAATCGATGAAATCATCGTCTTCCGTCAGCTCACCCGTGACGAGGTCAACCAGATCGCCGATCTGATGCTCGAGCAAGTCAACAAGCGCATCGCCGATCGCCAGATGACAGTTACCCTGTCCGACGCCTTCCGCACCAGGCTGGCAGGCGAGGGCTACGACCAGCGCTATGGAGCTCGCCCCATGCGTCGGGCGATCGCTCGCTTGGTAGAAGACACCCTGGCTGAGGCCATTCTGTCTGGCGCTTTGGAGGAGGGCGATCGCGCCTGCCTCGACATTGACGAGGCTGGTAACCCCGTTGTTACCCCCCAGCGCGAGCCGGCTCTGGTAGGATAACCCTGGACGTTGCTGCCAGCCTGCCAAACCATGGTGAATCTCCCCCCCGACCCGCCCAACCCGTCTGACGCTAGTCGCCGCGTTGGCGATACTGCTCCCCGAACGCGTCGCACCCTTGAGCCTGACGAGCTGTTGGCAGTAGTGCTGGCCTTCTTGGGTATAGGCTCCATCCTGTGGTGGGGCCTAACCCGCAGCCAGGGGCCACTGGCCGACCCGGATCTGTTGTCGCGCCGTGTCGAGGAGCCGTCTTCCCTTGCCCAGCCAGAAATGGAGGGGGCGGAGGAAGATTTTGAACCGCGTACCTTTGAACGGGGCGATCGCCCTCAACAGGATCCTGTCGCTGGGGGACCAAGGTTTGGCCCTGAAGAGCAGCGCTCTTCGGTGGTGACCAGGGAATCACCATCGGGTGTTGTGCTTCCAGTTAATCCTAATGAGACGCTGAGCGACCCCTCAACCGGGGTTGTCGACTCCACTCAACCCCTTGATATTTCTGACGTGCCGCCTACCTACTGGGCCTACCCCTTCATCAAGCCCATGTTTGATGGTGGATATCTGCCCAATTTTCCTGAGAGCAGCTTTCAGCCAGATCAACCCCTGACTCGGGCTGAGCTAGCGGCTCTTCTCAATGAGGCCTTTGGCGATGTCCCCCGGGAGGGTTCGGTGCGCGCCTTTGTCGACGTGCCCAGCAATTACTGGGCCGCTCCAGCGATTGACAGCGTCGTCTCCCAAGGCTTTATGAACGGCTACCCCGAAGGTGACTTTCGCCCCGACCAGGCGGTACCCCGCTATGAGGTGCTAGTCTCCCTCGCCTCGGGTCTGGGGCTAACCGACTCGTCCGCCCCAGACCAAACGCTGCAAGCTTTTGTTGACCTCAGTCCGTTGCCCCCCTGGGCCCGCCCCAAGGTGGCTGCCGCCGCGGAAAACGCCCTGGTGGTGAATCACCCCAATCGCGACCAGCTCAAGCCAGCCCAGGCCGCTACCCGTGCCGAGGTTGTCGCAATGATTCACCAGGCTCTGGTGCAGCAGGGTAAGCTACCGGCGGTAGAGTCGGAGTATGCCGTGCCCTAGGGAAACCGTGAGGGATGAGAAAGATGAGGGGGTGAGGAGAACAAATACGTTTTCTCCTTATCTCTCCACATCCTTATCTTCTCCACGATTCCTTCATTCTCTGTTCTGCCCAGCACAATTTCCTATGCCTTGATCCCACCGTCTGATAGACTGGGAAATCGAGATGGGGAACGCGAAACCCACTAAATATAGGCAGTTTGGAGGATTGATCCCGTGGAAAGTACCCTCGGTCTTGAGATTATTGAGGTTGTCGAACAGGCTGCGATCGCATCGGCCCGCTGGATGGGCAAGGGCGAAAAAAATATCGCTGACCAGGTGGCAGTCGAAGCCATGCGGGAGCGCATGAACAAAATTCACATGCGCGGTCGCATTGTGATCGGAGAGGGCGAGCGGGACGATGCTCCGATGCTCTACATCGGTGAAGAAGTGGGCATTTGCACCCAGCCCAATGCCACCGATTTTTGCAACCCCGACGAACTGCTCGAAATTGACATTGCCGTTGACCCCTGCGAAGGCACCAACCTAGTGGCCTACGGCCAAAACGGTTCTATGGCCGTGCTGGCAATTTCTGAGAAGGGTGGTCTGTTCGCCGCTCCCGACTTCTACATGAAGAAGCTGGCGGCTCCGGCCCAGGCTAAGGGCAAGGTCGACATCAACAAGTCGGCCACCGAAAACCTGAAAATTTTGGGCGAGTGCCTCGATCGCGGCATTGATGAGCTGGTGGTCGTGGTCATGAAGCGTGATCGCCACAACGACCTGATTAAAGAAATCCGTGACGCCGGTGCCCGCGTCAAGCTGATTGCTGACGGCGACGTTGGTGCGGCCATCTCCTGTGCCTTCTCGGGCACCAACACCCACGCCCTGATGGGCATCGGTGCGGCTCCTGAAGGGGTGATTAGCGCTGCGGCTATGCGCTGCCTAGGTGGCCACTTCCAGGGTCAGCTGATCTACGACCCCGCTGTGGTCAAAACCGGCCTGATTGGCGAAAGCAAGGAAGCCAATATTGCCCGTCTCAACGAAATGGGCATCACCGATATCGATAAGGTCTACGATGCTCACGAGCTGGCCTCGGGCGAGACCGTGCTGTTTGCTGCCACCGGCATCACCCCCGGCGAACTGATGGAAGGGGTGCGCTTCTTCCACGGCGGTATGCGAACCCAGTCGCTGGTAATCTCTAGCCAGTCCAAGACCGCTCGCTTTGTGGACACCATCCACATGGTTGACCAGCCTAAGGCTCTCCAACTGCACTAGGCGCTCTTAGGCCTAGCGGCTGCCTGACTTGAATCCCCTTGCCCTCCTTATGGAGGGCAAAAAAGCTGTCTTGGACAGCATTGACTCGGGAGATCAGTCTTGGCAAATAAACGCTGACGGGCGTAAAAACGCCCTAGAGTATGGGTTAAATTCGTTAGCCTAGAGATGCGGGATCCTCGCATCTCTTTTTTTGGGCCTTGTTACAGTTTTTGATGGACTTTTGTTGAGTTTCCTTGAGTCGGGCCCTGTTTATCTCTAACTTCAAACATATTGGCAATTGTGTATACAGCAACCTTCGGGCGGCCATTCCTAGGCGACCAGGCTCCCCCCAAGGATCTGTCAACACCATAAAATTAGGTGACTACTAAACGCGTGGAGGAAGAATGAATATCGCCGTAATTGGCCTGAGCCACAAAACCGCCCCGGTGCAAATTCGCGAAAAACTTAGCATTCCGACGGCTCAGACAGGTGACGCGATCGCCCATCTCACCCATTGCCCCCACATCGACGAAGTCTCCATCCTCAGCACCTGCAACCGTCTCGAGATCCACATCGTGACCGAGGAAACCGAGCAGGGCATTCGCGAAGTAACCCAATTTCTCTCTGAACATAGCGGCCTGCCCCTCCACGAGCTGCGCCAGCACCTGTTCATCCTGCTGCACCAAGATGCCGTCAACCACTTAATGAGGGTGGCCGCGGGCCTCGACAGTCTAGTGCTGGGCGAAGGGCAAATTCTTGCTCAGGTGAAGCATGCCCACCAGCTGGCCCAGCAGCACAAAAGCATCGGCCGGGTGCTAGATCGCCTGTTGAAGCAATCCCTCACCGCCGGTAAGCGCGTGCGCAGCGAAACCAGCATCGGCACCGGAGCCGTCTCTATCAGCTCCGCCGCTGTAGAACTGGCCCGCATGAAGGTGCCCCACCTGAACAGCTGCCACATCAGCATTCTGGGCGCGGGTAAAATGGCTCGCCTGCTGGTGCAGCACCTAGTTTCTAAAGATTCCTCCTGCACCATCACCATTCTCAACCGCACCATCGATCGTGCTAATGAGCTGGCCAAGCAGTTCCCCGATGCCAACATTCGCACCGGTACCCTTGCTGCCATGCTGGAGACGGTTGAGGCCTGTGATGTGGTGTTTACCTGTACTTCGGCCACCGAGCCAATTCTGGATCGCGACAATCTGGCCCCGCTGGTCAACAACCGCACCCTGATGGTGTTCGACATCTCGGTGCCTCTCAACGTTCACACCAACGCCAACGAGCTGGACAACGTTCACGCTTTTAACGTCGATGATCTGAAGGCCGTGGTGGCCCAGAACCAGGCCAGCCGTCGCCGCATGGCTATGGAGGCCCAGGTGCTGCTCGACCAAGAGGTGGAGAGCTTTATGGACTGGTGGCGTTCCCTCGACACCGTGGGCACGATCAGCAGCCTGCGCAGCAAGGTCGAGACCATCCGCGAGCAGGAGCTAGAGAAGGCTCTGTCGCGCCTGGGCAGTGAGTTCGCCGAAAAGCACCAGGAAGTGATTGAGGCGCTGACTCGGGGCATCGTCAACAAAATTCTCCACGACCCCATGGTGCAGCTGCGCGCCCAGCGCGACATTGAGGCTCGCAAGCGAGCGATGCAGACCCTTCAGGTGCTGTTTGATCTAGAGACCACTTCCAACGAGAAGTACAGCTAGCGAGACATCAGAACCTAGGTTTCTCTGGTGAAGACAACCCAGCCCTCAGGGATTTTGAAAATCCCTGAGGGCCTTTGCGTACAGTAGGATTGAGGGGAAGGCTCGATCCATGACTATGCCAACAGTTCTCAGCTCTTCAACCGATCAACGGGTAGCCTATGGCGATCGCACCTGGGCACAGTTTAAGCTGATCCAACAGGGCTTGGAAGATTGCCCTGGAGTGCGTCTGTTTTACTACAACCGCACTGTGGAGGTGCTGACGCCAGGACGCGATCACGAGTTTTTTAAGTCGGTGATTGGGTTTTTGCTAGAACTCTTTTTTGTGGACCAAGGCATGACTTTTATCCTACTGGGTTGATGGATCAAGAGCGGGAGGGTGAGGCTTTTGCCCAGGCCGACGAGTCGTACTGTATGGGTGGCCCGAAGGCAATCCCTGACCTCTCCATTGAAGTGACTTTCACCAGCGGCAACATCACCAAATTGGCGCGGTATCGCTTGCTGGGCGTGCCAGAAGTTTGGTTTTGGGAAGATGGGCTGCTGAGTCTGTATCACCTGGAGGGCGGCGAGTATCAACGGATCGATCGCAGCCAGATTGCCGAGTTGTCGAGCCTAGATATTGAGCTATTTTGCCGCTGCGTGTTGATGGCCGAGACATCTCGCCTAGAGGCGGCTCAAACATTTCGGCGAGGGATTCAAGCTGCATAGGCGGTGTAAGATATCGAGCATCCTGATGTTGGCTTAAGCGTACATGGCAAATCCCTTTCGCGTTGGTGTGGCAGGCCCGGTGGGCTCGGGCAAGACAGCCTTAGTAGATAGCCTCTGTAAGGCGCTGCGCGATCGCTACTCCATTGCCGTAGTCACTAACGACATCTACACCCAGGAAGACGCCCAATTCTTAGTGCGCAGTCAGGCGCTCAGCCCCGATCGCATCGTTGGGGTTGAGACCGGCGGCTGCCCTCACACCGCCATCCGCGAAGACGCCTCAATGAATTTGGTGGCGATCGAAGATCTTGAAGCCCGTTTTGATCCCCTTGATCTGGTGTTCGTGGAGAGCGGCGGCGACAACCTGGCCAGTACCTTCAGCCCTGAACTGGTCGATTTGACCCTCTACGTCATTGACGTGGCCGCCGGGGACAAAATCCCCCGCAAGGGCGGGCCGGGGATCACTAAATCTGACTTTTTGGTAATCAACAAGATCGACCTGGCTCCTATGGTGGGCGCCAGCCTAGAGGTAATGGAGCGAGACGCTCTCAAGATGCGGGGCGATCGCCCCTTTGGCTTTACCAACCTCAAAACCCAGGCGGGTCTAGCCACCATTATCGATTTTATTAGCTACCACGCAGCGGCTGAACCCGTAGCGTTAGTTCCTTGACTAGAGCTGTTTTAAGAGCGTCGTGCAGAGTTTTGGCAAAGCCCGGTTGAGGTCCTAGTGCCGATACATTCGTGGCGATCGCCCAAAATCAGTCTTTAGAAAGAGGTCACTCTAACTCACACATCTCAGAAACGTTACAAAGAAGTTGAGGCCTTTGGTACTCTAGGCTACATTTACTGCCAATCACACCTCCTAATATCCACTCTGACGGTCTACGTGATTTCTCGATCAGACAGTCTTCCATTAAAGAGTCAGGAGCGAGGTTGAATGGTAACTCGATTTAATCGACGTAAGTTCTTGGTGTATGGGTCTGCGACCCTGGGCACCTCCATGTTGCTCAAAGCCTGTGGCGGCAGCACCACCACTGATACCGGTGCTACCGACGCTAGCACCGATACTGCCGCCGCCGATGGAGAAACCATTAAGGTGGGCATTCTGCACTCCCTCAGCGGCACCATGGCCATCAGCGAAACCACTGTGGTTGATGCTGAGATGCTCGCTATCAAAGAAATCAACGAGGCTGGTGGTGTCTTAGGCAAGCAAATTGAAGCCATCACAGAAGATGGCGCCTCTGACTGGCCTACCTTTGCTTCCAAGGCCGAAAAACTGATCGATGACGACCAGGTAGCCGTTGTGTTTGGCTGCTGGACCTCAGCTAGCCGCAAGGCCGTGCTGCCCGTGTTTGAGTCCAAGGACCACATGCTGTGGTACCCCGTGCAGTACGAGGGCCAAGAGTGCTCTAAGAATATCTTCTACACCGGGGCTGCTCCCAACCAGCAGATTGAACCGGCGGTAGACTGGCTGCTCGAGAACAAGGGCAAAGACTTCTTCCTGGTGGGTTCTGACTACGTCTTTCCCCGCACCGCCAACACCATTATCAAGGAACAGCTGACGGCTAAGGGCGGCAACACCCTAGGTGAAGACTATCTGCCCCTGGGCAACACCGAAGTCACCCCGATCATCACCAAAATCAAGGCTGCCATGCCCGACGGCGGCGTGATTTTCAACAGCCTTAACGGTGACAGCAACGTGGCCTTCTTTAAGCAGCTCCAGGGCGCAGGCATGGGGCCTGACCAGTACCCCGTAATGTCGGTGAGTGTGGCAGAAGAAGAAGTCCGTCAGATTGGCCCCGAGTTTCTGGTGGGTCACCTGGCGTCTTGGAACTACTTCCAAACCGTTGAAACCCCCGAAAACGAAAAGTGGGTTGCCGACTTCAAGGCCGAATTTGGTGACGACCGGGTGACGAACGACCCCATGGAAGCCGCCTACATCATGGTTTACCTGTGGAAGCAGGCCGTGGAAGCCGCAGGCAGCTTTGATATTGCTGAGGTGCGGGCGGCGGCCTACGGTCAGAGCATGGCTGCCCCCGAAGGTACCGTGACGATGAACGCCAATCACCACCTCTCGAAGACCGTACGGCTTGGGGAAGTCATGGATGACGGCATGTTTAACATTGTCTGGGAAACCGACGGCCCGATTGATCCGGAGCCCTGGAACCAGTTTGTGCCCGACACCATCGGTTTTGCCTGCGACTGGTCTGACCCCGCTAAGGGCGGTAAGTTTGAGGTCTAGGGTTAGGCTGTAGCCGCGATCGCGGCACTGTCGAACAGTAGTTTGGCGGGGGTGCAGCAAGCTGTGTCCCCGCCCTTGGTATAGAGTCGGTCAAATACTTAGGTAAGCAACTATTCTTGCCGTTTGGTGA
This window contains:
- the ureG gene encoding urease accessory protein UreG, with the translated sequence MANPFRVGVAGPVGSGKTALVDSLCKALRDRYSIAVVTNDIYTQEDAQFLVRSQALSPDRIVGVETGGCPHTAIREDASMNLVAIEDLEARFDPLDLVFVESGGDNLASTFSPELVDLTLYVIDVAAGDKIPRKGGPGITKSDFLVINKIDLAPMVGASLEVMERDALKMRGDRPFGFTNLKTQAGLATIIDFISYHAAAEPVALVP
- a CDS encoding Uma2 family endonuclease; translation: MDQEREGEAFAQADESYCMGGPKAIPDLSIEVTFTSGNITKLARYRLLGVPEVWFWEDGLLSLYHLEGGEYQRIDRSQIAELSSLDIELFCRCVLMAETSRLEAAQTFRRGIQAA
- a CDS encoding ATP-dependent Clp protease ATP-binding subunit — encoded protein: MFEHFTNTAIAVIMKAQEEARRLRHNFVGTEQLLLGLIKEESTLSAKVLGEFGVNINDARAEVEAIIGRGSGSVPPEIPFTPKVKQVFEQAFQEARKMDSPYIEPEHLLLSLCQNTESVAYRVLTNLGVDPAKVRTRIIQDIGEVAAAPAGSRRESDRDSSRKTGKILAEFGHDLTALAAAGKIDPVVGRAKEIERVVQILGRRTKNNPILVGEPGVGKTAIAEGLAQRIVNQDVPEALITKRVISLDMGSLVSGTRFRGDFEERLTQLVQEVREDPDVVLVIDEIHTLIGAGSLEGGLDAANMLKPALARGEMQCIGATTIDEFRKHIERDAALERRFQPVTVSPPSLSETIEILQGVRSRYEQFHQVNFTDAALEAAAKLSDRYISDRHLPDKAIDLLDEAGSQVKLRFMPKYPSKELKQQLRQVNKELDEAIQLQEFPKAKTLREQRQALIQQLQADIPEYGEAVADSVPALPNVDEDNIADIVAAWTGIPVNRMTETEAVRLLHLEDVLHERVIGQNEAVVVAAKAIRRARSGLASGDRPIASLVFSGPTGVGKTELSKALAVALFGSEEAMIRLDMSEFMESHTVSKLIGSPPGFVGYDEGGQLTEAVRRQPYSVILMDEIEKAHPEVFNVLLQVLDDGRLTDAKGRVVSFKNTLIIMTSNIGSQVIEKGGAGLGFDFATTDAATSQYNNIRNLVNEEMKQYFRPEMLNRIDEIIVFRQLTRDEVNQIADLMLEQVNKRIADRQMTVTLSDAFRTRLAGEGYDQRYGARPMRRAIARLVEDTLAEAILSGALEEGDRACLDIDEAGNPVVTPQREPALVG
- a CDS encoding S-layer homology domain-containing protein; protein product: MVNLPPDPPNPSDASRRVGDTAPRTRRTLEPDELLAVVLAFLGIGSILWWGLTRSQGPLADPDLLSRRVEEPSSLAQPEMEGAEEDFEPRTFERGDRPQQDPVAGGPRFGPEEQRSSVVTRESPSGVVLPVNPNETLSDPSTGVVDSTQPLDISDVPPTYWAYPFIKPMFDGGYLPNFPESSFQPDQPLTRAELAALLNEAFGDVPREGSVRAFVDVPSNYWAAPAIDSVVSQGFMNGYPEGDFRPDQAVPRYEVLVSLASGLGLTDSSAPDQTLQAFVDLSPLPPWARPKVAAAAENALVVNHPNRDQLKPAQAATRAEVVAMIHQALVQQGKLPAVESEYAVP
- the urtA gene encoding urea ABC transporter substrate-binding protein, encoding MVTRFNRRKFLVYGSATLGTSMLLKACGGSTTTDTGATDASTDTAAADGETIKVGILHSLSGTMAISETTVVDAEMLAIKEINEAGGVLGKQIEAITEDGASDWPTFASKAEKLIDDDQVAVVFGCWTSASRKAVLPVFESKDHMLWYPVQYEGQECSKNIFYTGAAPNQQIEPAVDWLLENKGKDFFLVGSDYVFPRTANTIIKEQLTAKGGNTLGEDYLPLGNTEVTPIITKIKAAMPDGGVIFNSLNGDSNVAFFKQLQGAGMGPDQYPVMSVSVAEEEVRQIGPEFLVGHLASWNYFQTVETPENEKWVADFKAEFGDDRVTNDPMEAAYIMVYLWKQAVEAAGSFDIAEVRAAAYGQSMAAPEGTVTMNANHHLSKTVRLGEVMDDGMFNIVWETDGPIDPEPWNQFVPDTIGFACDWSDPAKGGKFEV
- the glpX gene encoding class II fructose-bisphosphatase, whose protein sequence is MESTLGLEIIEVVEQAAIASARWMGKGEKNIADQVAVEAMRERMNKIHMRGRIVIGEGERDDAPMLYIGEEVGICTQPNATDFCNPDELLEIDIAVDPCEGTNLVAYGQNGSMAVLAISEKGGLFAAPDFYMKKLAAPAQAKGKVDINKSATENLKILGECLDRGIDELVVVVMKRDRHNDLIKEIRDAGARVKLIADGDVGAAISCAFSGTNTHALMGIGAAPEGVISAAAMRCLGGHFQGQLIYDPAVVKTGLIGESKEANIARLNEMGITDIDKVYDAHELASGETVLFAATGITPGELMEGVRFFHGGMRTQSLVISSQSKTARFVDTIHMVDQPKALQLH
- a CDS encoding glutamyl-tRNA reductase — protein: MNIAVIGLSHKTAPVQIREKLSIPTAQTGDAIAHLTHCPHIDEVSILSTCNRLEIHIVTEETEQGIREVTQFLSEHSGLPLHELRQHLFILLHQDAVNHLMRVAAGLDSLVLGEGQILAQVKHAHQLAQQHKSIGRVLDRLLKQSLTAGKRVRSETSIGTGAVSISSAAVELARMKVPHLNSCHISILGAGKMARLLVQHLVSKDSSCTITILNRTIDRANELAKQFPDANIRTGTLAAMLETVEACDVVFTCTSATEPILDRDNLAPLVNNRTLMVFDISVPLNVHTNANELDNVHAFNVDDLKAVVAQNQASRRRMAMEAQVLLDQEVESFMDWWRSLDTVGTISSLRSKVETIREQELEKALSRLGSEFAEKHQEVIEALTRGIVNKILHDPMVQLRAQRDIEARKRAMQTLQVLFDLETTSNEKYS